GTGCTGAGGGTGGGTGCCGAACGCCAGCACCTGATCCTGCGGCGTGCGCTGGCGGGGCGTGTCGTGAAGATCAAGGACCTCGCCGCCGAACTCGGCGTCCACGAGATGACCGTTCGGCGCGACCTCGACCAGCTCGCCGAACAGGGCTACCTGGAGCGGGTCCACGGCGGTGCCCGGCTGCTGGAAAAGGCCAGCGAGGAGGTGGCCCACCAGCTCCGCGCCACGAAGAACACCGAGGCCAAGGACAGCATCGCCCGCGCGGCCCTGGACCTGATTCAGGACGGCGAGGTGGTCGCCCTCGACGCCAGCACCACCGCCCTGGCCCTGGCCCGCGTCCTGCACGCGCGCAAGGTCAGCGCCATCGTCAGCGGGCTGGACGCGGCGAACGTGCTCGCGCAAAGCGGCGTGCCCTTCGCGATGGTGGGCGGGAACTTCCACGCGCCCGCGCGCTCGTTCGTGGGGGCCTTTTTCACGGACACCATCGCCCGGCTGCACCCCGACAAGGTGTTCTTCTCGGCCAAGGCCTTCTCCCC
The sequence above is a segment of the Deinococcus sp. YIM 134068 genome. Coding sequences within it:
- a CDS encoding DeoR/GlpR family DNA-binding transcription regulator yields the protein MVSEVLRVGAERQHLILRRALAGRVVKIKDLAAELGVHEMTVRRDLDQLAEQGYLERVHGGARLLEKASEEVAHQLRATKNTEAKDSIARAALDLIQDGEVVALDASTTALALARVLHARKVSAIVSGLDAANVLAQSGVPFAMVGGNFHAPARSFVGAFFTDTIARLHPDKVFFSAKAFSPAIGFTDAHLPEVGAKQALIRSGSTVVALLDASKFARRALATITTLDQVDVLVTDQPPSADVQAALDAADVQLVTQEAR